Proteins co-encoded in one Amblyraja radiata isolate CabotCenter1 chromosome 24, sAmbRad1.1.pri, whole genome shotgun sequence genomic window:
- the LOC116986644 gene encoding mediator of RNA polymerase II transcription subunit 20-like, translating to MGVTCVSQIPALEGKSVQQAVDMLTKKLEVLGAVKQGTFCVDCETYHAGPAVTVPGQPAKFMYIMHNTEYPLSCFALFENGPYLVADTNFDTLMIKLKGFFQNAKSNKIESRGPRYQYGDFLVKVGTVTMGPSVRGISVEVRPAHRLCLV from the exons ATGGGGGTAActtg TGTTTCCCAGATCCCGGCGCTGGAGGGCAAGAGTGTCCAGCAGGCCGTGgacatgctgaccaagaagctGGAAGTACTGGGCGCAGTGAAGCAAGGGACTTTCTGTGTGGACTGTGAAACGTACCACGCTGGGCCGGCTGTCACTGTCCCAG GGCAGCCGGCTAAGTTCATGTACATCATGCACAACACTGAGTATCCTCTCAGCTGCTTCGCCCTGTTTGAGAACGGGCCGTACCTGGTGGCGGACACCAACTTCGACACGCTGATGATCAAGCTGAAGGGCTTCTTCCAGAACGCCAAGAGCAACAAGATCGAAAGCCGTGGCCCTCGCTACCAGTACGGTGACTTCCTGGTCAAGGTGGGCACGGTGACCATGGGACCCAGTGTGCGCGGCATATCTGTGGAGGTACGTCCAGCACACcggctctgtttagtttag
- the bysl gene encoding bystin yields the protein MCSSVAAAAAMPKSRSQSRATAAAHTQAQALHRDCGLAQHILQADAVRPLGRQKLRHSGRGEAEDEEYVEPRLSRRILQQARAQQRQLLAEQRPRDNSHGAAGDEAAGAGPGPDSGTKTTLLGSASKGGDSDSDLEDEWPSLEISAEIARESGCKEVPVDPEDDKAINMFMNKNPPLRRTLADIIMERITEKQTEVESAMSETSGRPMPQLDPRVLEVYKGVREVLCKYRSGKLPKAFKIVPALSYWEQVLYLTEPESWTAAAMFQATRIFSANLKAKMAQRFYNLVLLPRVRDDIVEYKRLNFHLYMALKKALFKPGAWFKGILLPLCESGTCTLREAIIIGSILTKCSIPVLHTSAAMLKIAEMEYNGANSIFLRLMIDKKYALPFRVLDALVFHFLRFRADKRCLPVLWHQSLLTFAQRYKEDLSAEQKDSLVELLRSHFHHSISPKIRRELLNSKSRDVETGMAME from the exons ATGTGTAGCAgtgtcgctgccgccgccgcgaTGCCCAAGAGCCGGAGCCAGAGCCGGGCCACCGCCGCCGCCCACACCCAGGCTCAGGCCCTGCACCGGGACTGTGGCCTGGCCCAGCACATCCTGCAGGCCGACGCCGTCAGGCCGCTCGGCCGCCAGAAGCTGCGGCACAGCGGGCGCGGCGAGGCGGAGGACGAGGAGTACGTGGAGCCGAGGCTCAGCCGCCGCATCCTACAGCAGGCCCGCGCCCAGCAGCGGCAGCTCCTCGCAGAGCAGCGGCCCCGGGACAACAGCCATGGGGCAGCCGGGGATGAGGCAGCCGGGGCCGGCCCGGGCCCCGACAGCGGCACCAAGACCACCCTGCTCG GCTCGGCTTCGAAGGGTGGAGATTCTGACTCTGATTTGGAGGATGAGTGGCCCTCGCTGGAGATATCCGCGGAGATCGCTCGGGAAAGTGGCTGTAAGGAGGTCCCTGTCGACCCGGAGGATGACAAGGCCATCAATATGTTCATGAACAAAAACCCTCCACTCAG GCGGACACTTGCGGACATCATCATGGAGAGGATCACGGAGAAGCAGACGGAGGTGGAGTCGGCCATGTCCGAAACCTCGGGCCGCCCCATGCCGCAGCTGGACCCCAGGGTGCTGGAGGTGTACAAGGGTGTCCGAGAG GTGCTGTGCAAGTATCGAAGTGGGAAGCTGCCGAAAGCATTTAAGATCGTGCCCGCGCTGTCGTACTGGGAGCAGGTCCTGTACCTGACGGAGCCCGAGAGCTGGACTGCGGCGGCAATGTTCCAGGCCACCAG GATCTTCTCGGCTAACCTGAAGGCCAAGATGGCCCAGAGATTCTACAACCTGGTCCTCCTGCCGCGAGTGAGAGATGACATCGTGGAGTACAAGCGGCTGAACTTTCACCTCTACATGGCGCTGAAGAAAGCACTTTTCAAGCCCGGTGCTTGGTTCAAGG GGATTCTCCTTCCGCTGTGTGAATCGGGGACGTGTACCCTGAGAGAGGCCATCATCATCGGCAGCATCCTCACCAAGTGCTCCATacctgtcctacacaccag TGCGGCCATGTTGAAGATCGCTGAGATGGAGTACAACGGGGCCAACAGCATCTTCCTGCGCCTGATGATCGACAAGAAGTACGCGCTGCCGTTCCGCGTGCTCGACGCGCTGGTCTTCCACTTCCTGCGTTTCAGGGCCGACAAGCGCTGCCTGCCGGTGCTGTGGCACCAGTCGCTGCTCACCTTCGCCCAGCGCTACAAGGAGGACCTGTCCGCCGAGCAGAAGGActcgctggtggagctgctgagaTCTCACTTCCACCACAGCATCTCGCCCAAGATCAGACGTGAGCTGCTCAACTCCAAGTCGCGGGACGTGGAGACGGGAATGGCCATGGAGTGA